CAAAGCGTCAATTACAAGGCACTGAATTACTGTAGTAACAGCGACACCATGTCCTACAAAACAAATACCAAAGCCAAAAACTGCCACAGGCTACTTACTTCTTACAGGGCAGCTCTGAGTACAGGGGTCTGTGGCAGAGGGATAGCAGGCAGCAGcaacacagtagatgaagatcTACAGAGAAAAGCCAGGGACACAAATTGTGAAACCACACAGCAGAGAAGCTTCGGAAGTCACTGGTTGGTATCCATACACCGATTTCCAAACTTAAGCCCATCACAGTATTTCAAGCAAGACCACAGAAACAGGGCAGGATTACCCTTTGTCACAAAAGCACCCACCTTTTCAGCCAAGGCTTGCCGAGCTACAGGGTccacaaaagcaaacatctcaaacacaaatctcttgtaatgacttgggtaggccactccagatgtgctgtccaCTGTCACCAAGCTAGTCAAATAGTTGTCCCCTGCGTACGGGCACCTGGGACAAACAGACCTCCAGTTAGCACGGACCAGCCACCCTCTTCACCTCACCCTCCCACAAGGTGGTCACCTACCCATTCACCAGAAGGCTCCACTGGGGCTGGCTGGAAGCAGAAGGTCCTGGAGTGACCCAGCAGTCCCCTAGAGTCAGCACAACGTTAGGGTCAGTCCTGTTCACGATGTGCACTTCCACAGCCACAGGATCCCTCAGAGTTTTGGTCACTGGGTAGTCCGCATCCACATAGTAGGAGCCATAGGAGGAATCTGACCATGGAAAAGAGCAGAAATTACATACCCTAACCATACGATTCTCGTAACTACAAATCTACCAGGTTTTATTGTACCTTCAAACCATTCTGTGAAAGGAATGGAAATAAAATGATcatggaccccacccaacagtaCCTGTAGCAATGACCAATTCCAGGTCAAATGGCCCTTGCtctactactggaagaggtggcgccacagtatacacctcagcctccacttgcacatcctggcttcccgagtaggtgcactggaagaataacCTGAGGAGAGAAACACCACATCATAGCAGGTAGAGCACATTTAGGGTCAGAGGAAGCAGGTTCAGAAGCCTTACTTGTAGACACTGTCCCTGGTGATGGAGCCCTCTGGACCACTCCTCACAGTGATGGCAGCAGACATGGTGTTCTGGCAAGTCACGTTGCCACCAGCCATCTGAAACAGGATCATCATTCACTGCTGGTTACTACATTTTAATAATGGTTCTAGTAAAATCACATTGCCTTAATATTTCCAAAGAGGAAAATGGGAATGATTAGATTCTACACCAGACATTAACCTCCATTGAACAGGTAGGACAACTCTATACATCTGAGCCACTTTTAGCCAACATTGCTAAGTCGCCAGAAGGGGTCTCACCTGAACTGTGCTGCCACAGGCACTTACTGGAAACTGGTACATGACAAAGCTGGACAGGCTGGTCACAGGGCTGCAGCTGGGGGAACTGCTGTCCACCAACTG
This genomic window from Polypterus senegalus isolate Bchr_013 chromosome 4, ASM1683550v1, whole genome shotgun sequence contains:
- the LOC120528302 gene encoding zona pellucida sperm-binding protein 4-like, translating into MYQFPVSACGSTVQMAGGNVTCQNTMSAAITVRSGPEGSITRDSVYKLFFQCTYSGSQDVQVEAEVYTVAPPLPVVEQGPFDLELVIATDSSYGSYYVDADYPVTKTLRDPVAVEVHIVNRTDPNVVLTLGDCWVTPGPSASSQPQWSLLVNGCPYAGDNYLTSLVTVDSTSGVAYPSHYKRFVFEMFAFVDPVARQALAEKIFIYCVAAACYPSATDPCTQSCPVRRSGRAAEKVEQIASSRKNVLIHSGPVVFEADGMQTSRLEQKASLPTGYLVLGAAAAMLMLILVLAIVALRRLKQKKNVKF